Within Paenibacillus sabinae T27, the genomic segment GTCACGCCATTATCAGGATATCCGAAGTTCGGACGAGATGCTGGAAGCGGTGCTGTCTTTTCTGGATATCATGCTTCCGGGTGAGACCTATTGTCTCGCGGGGGGATCTTATGGCGGTTATATCGTCAGGGGAATCATTGCAGAGCGTCCGGAGCAAGTGGATGGCGCAGCTTTGATTTGCCCGATGATTATACCGGAAAAAGAGGACAGGAAGCTTCCCGCACATTCCGCTGTTTATACGGACGTCAATTTTGTGGAGAAGCTTACAAAGGAACAGCGAGACGATTTCAGTTCAATCGGAGTCGTCCTTGACGAATATACATGGAATCGCTACAACGAAGAGATATTATCCGGCATCCGGTTGGCCGACGAAGATTTTCTGGCTGCCATCAAAGCCCGGTACGGCTTCTCCTTCCCGGTAGATCAGGAGGAATTTCATAAACCTGGACTCTTGGTTACGGGAAGGCAGGATGCCGTGACGGGCTACATCGATGCTTTTTCCATCTTGAATAAATATACCCGGACTTCGTTTGCGGTGCTGGACCGGGCGGGTCATAACCTGCAAATCGAGCAGCCGGAGCTGTTCAACGCCTTAGTTCAGGAGTGGCTGAACAGGGTGGAAGAGGACGGGAATAAGTAAACCGGCAAAGAGCATTGAGGGAATGCAGGGCATGCAGGCGCTGGCGCCTTACCTGGACCTTTCTTACAGCGGTAATGATCGAACAAGTGGATATGGAAGAATGGCGCGCTATGGAGGGCTAATTGACAGACAACGATCCCGACGCATGTATGAACTGGAAAATAATCCCTTTATTTAGGGTAAAAGGGACGTTATACGGACATAAACGGGAAAAGCTCCGGCTTATTGGCCGGGATTTCTTATATTTCTGCAAAAATGCCTGATTAAGAGGGAGGTATTCCCTTTCAGGATAGGTAGAAGCCCTCCAGTTGGAAAATAAGAGGGAGGAATTCCGTTCCAGCTCACGATTAGCGTGTTCGAGTGGTTGGCCACTGTTATGCTACGCCAAACACCGCGCGCCAGGAGCTTCGCGCTATGCGGACTTTCACCCATTCGTCCGGCGGTGGGTGAATCCTGGACCACTGCGTTGCGTTTTGAGGAGCGGGGAGCGAGCGGGACTGTGCCAATAGGGTTCGAATTAGACGGGGACGACTCAAAAATGACCTCAAACTCCACAGGCATGTGGAAGATGAGGTCATTTAGGGTTATAACATTTCATTTAAAGTGGAGACCCAGCATCCCGAAATAACTTTTGGGATAGCTTTAAAGGAGGGTTAAGGCTTCCTGTTGGCCTTCTTCAGCCCTCCAGCAGCAGCGCTTCCGGGTCTTCCAGCAGCTCCTTGACCTTGACGAGGAAGCTAACCGCCTCGGCGCCGTCGACGATCCGGTGGTCGTAGGACAGGGCGATGTACATCATCGGCCGGTTGACCGTCGTTTCTTCGTCGATGGCGATCGGGCGGAGCTGGATCTTGTGCATGCCCAGAATGCCGACCTGCGGCGCGTTCAGGATCGGCGTCGACAGCAGGGAACCGAAGACGCCGCCGTTGGTAATCGTGAAGGTGCCGCCCTGAAGATCGGAGAGGGCGAGCGTGTTGGCCCGGGCTTTGGCGGCAAGCTCAGCGATCTGCCGCTCGATCTGCGGGAAGCTAAGCCGATCGGCTTCCCGGACCACCGGCACGACCAATCCTTCCTTGGCGGACACGGCGATGCCGATATCATAAAATTTCTTGATGACAAGGTCCTCGCCGTCAATCTCGGCATTGAGCAGCGGGTACGCCTTGAGCGCGCCGACCACCGCTTTGGTGAAGAAGGACATGAAGCCGAGGCCGATGTCATGCTTCTCCTTGAAGTTATCCTTGCGCCGCTTGCGGATATCGAGGATCGCGGTCATGTCCACCTCGTTGAAGGTGGTCAGCATGGCCGCCGTGCGCTGCGCCTCCACCAGGCGGCTGGCAATCGTCAGCCGTCTGCGCGACATGCGCTTGCGCTCCGTCTCTTTGACCGTCCGCCGCCTTGGTCCCAGGCGGCGTGCTGCCGGCCGGCGCGCCCTGGGCGGGCGCGGCCGGGGCCGGCTTCGGCGCAGCGGGCGCCGCTGCTGCGCCGAAGGTCTCCACATCGGCCTGGCCAATCCGGCCGATGGGATCGCGCGCGCCGACCTCGCCGAGGTCGATGCCGCGCTCGCGCGCGAGCTTGCGCGCACCCGGCGAAGCCAGGTACGCGCCGCTGT encodes:
- a CDS encoding alpha/beta fold hydrolase, with amino-acid sequence MPYCQTGKAELYYEDWGEGRPIVMIHGFSPDHRLMSGCMEPVFRERKGWRRLYIDLPGMGKSRHYQDIRSSDEMLEAVLSFLDIMLPGETYCLAGGSYGGYIVRGIIAERPEQVDGAALICPMIIPEKEDRKLPAHSAVYTDVNFVEKLTKEQRDDFSSIGVVLDEYTWNRYNEEILSGIRLADEDFLAAIKARYGFSFPVDQEEFHKPGLLVTGRQDAVTGYIDAFSILNKYTRTSFAVLDRAGHNLQIEQPELFNALVQEWLNRVEEDGNK